A region from the Streptomyces sp. 3214.6 genome encodes:
- the mmsA gene encoding CoA-acylating methylmalonate-semialdehyde dehydrogenase, with protein MTKIVNHWIGGKPVEGASGTYGPVTDPATGAVTTKVAFATVDEVDAAVAAAKDAYATWGTSSLAKRSTILFKFRALLDANRDAIAELITAEHGKVHSDALGEVARGLEIVDLACGITVQLKGELSTEVASRVDVSSIRQPLGVVAGITPFNFPAMVPMWMFPIAIACGNTFVLKPSEKDPSASLKLAELLAEAGLPDGVFNVVNGDKVAVDRLLEHPDVKAVSFVGSTPIARYIHTTASANHKRVQALGGAKNHMLVLPDADLDAAADAAVSAAYGSAGERCMAISAVVAVGAIGDELVEKIRERAEKIKIGPGNDPTSEMGPLITAVHRDKVASYVTGAAAEGAEVVLDGTGHTVEGFEDGHWIGISLLDKVPTTAKAYQDEIFGPVLCVLRVDTYEEGVALINSSPFGNGTAIFTRDGGAARRFQLEIEAGMVGVNVPIPVPVGYHSFGGWKDSLFGDHHIYGNDGTHFYTRGKVVTTRWPDPADAPAGVDLGFPRNH; from the coding sequence ATGACGAAGATCGTCAACCACTGGATCGGCGGCAAGCCCGTCGAGGGCGCGTCGGGTACCTACGGACCCGTCACCGACCCGGCGACCGGCGCGGTCACCACGAAGGTCGCGTTCGCGACCGTCGACGAGGTCGACGCGGCCGTGGCCGCCGCCAAGGACGCCTACGCCACCTGGGGCACGTCCTCGCTGGCCAAGCGCAGCACCATCCTGTTCAAGTTCCGGGCGCTGCTGGACGCCAACCGGGACGCGATCGCCGAGCTGATCACCGCCGAGCACGGCAAGGTGCACAGCGACGCGCTGGGCGAGGTCGCACGCGGCCTGGAGATCGTCGACCTGGCGTGCGGGATCACCGTGCAGCTGAAGGGCGAGCTGTCGACCGAGGTGGCCAGCCGCGTGGACGTCTCGTCCATCCGCCAGCCGCTGGGCGTCGTCGCCGGCATCACGCCGTTCAACTTCCCGGCGATGGTCCCGATGTGGATGTTCCCGATCGCCATCGCGTGCGGCAACACGTTCGTGCTGAAGCCGTCCGAGAAGGACCCGTCGGCCTCCCTCAAGCTCGCCGAGCTGCTGGCCGAGGCGGGTCTGCCCGACGGCGTGTTCAACGTCGTCAACGGCGACAAGGTGGCCGTCGACCGCCTGCTGGAGCACCCGGACGTCAAGGCGGTGTCCTTCGTCGGCTCGACCCCGATCGCCCGCTACATCCACACCACGGCCTCCGCGAACCACAAGCGGGTCCAGGCCCTCGGCGGCGCGAAGAACCACATGCTGGTCCTCCCGGACGCGGACCTGGACGCGGCCGCCGACGCCGCCGTGTCCGCCGCCTACGGCTCGGCGGGCGAGCGCTGCATGGCGATCTCCGCGGTCGTGGCGGTCGGCGCGATCGGCGACGAGCTGGTGGAGAAGATCCGCGAGCGCGCCGAGAAGATCAAGATCGGTCCGGGCAACGACCCGACGAGCGAGATGGGCCCGCTGATCACCGCCGTCCACCGCGACAAGGTGGCGTCGTACGTGACGGGCGCGGCGGCCGAGGGCGCCGAGGTCGTCCTCGACGGCACCGGCCACACGGTCGAGGGCTTCGAGGACGGCCACTGGATCGGCATCTCGCTCCTCGACAAGGTGCCGACGACCGCGAAGGCCTACCAGGACGAGATCTTCGGCCCGGTGCTGTGCGTGCTCCGCGTGGACACCTACGAAGAGGGCGTGGCGCTGATCAACAGCTCCCCCTTCGGCAACGGCACCGCGATCTTCACCCGGGACGGCGGCGCGGCCCGCCGCTTCCAGCTGGAGATCGAGGCCGGCATGGTCGGCGTGAACGTCCCGATCCCGGTCCCCGTCGGCTACCACAGCTTCGGCGGCTGGAAGGACTCGCTCTTCGGCGACCACCACATTTACGGCAACGACGGGACGCACTTCTACACCCGCGGCAAGGTCGTCACCACCCGCTGGCCCGACCCGGCCGACGCCCCCGCAGGCGTCGACCTGGGCTTCCCGCGCAACCACTGA